The sequence below is a genomic window from Shinella zoogloeoides.
CAAGCTGGTCGCAACGCTCGGCACCGTGCTCGGGCTTTCCTCCAGCCGCATCCAGTTCACGCCCGATCTCATGCCTTCCGATATCCTCGGCTCGGAGGTGATGGACCAGGACGAGAACGGCAAGCGCTCCTTCCGCTTCGTGCCCGGTCCGATCTTCACGCAGCTCCTGATGGCCGACGAGATCAACCGCGCCTCGCCGCGCACCCAGTCGGCGCTCCTGCAGGCCATGCAGGAATACCATGTGACGGTCGCCGGCCGGCCGAACGATCTGCCGAAGCCGTTCCACGTGCTCGCCACCCAGAACCCGCTGGAACAGGAAGGCACCTACCCGCTTCCCGAGGCCCAGCTCGACCGTTTCCTTTTGCAGGTCGACGTCGATTATCCGGAGCTCGCCGCCGAGCGGCAGATCCTGCTGGAGACGACGGGCGTCAGCGAAGCCCATGCCGGCGCCGCGATCTCCGCTGACCGCCTCATCGAGATCCAGACCCTCATCCGCCAGATGCCGGTCAGCGAGAAGGTGCTCGACGCGATCCTCTCGCTGGTGCGCTCCGCCCGTCCCGGCAACGGCGTCGCCTCCACCGACAAGCACGTCGCCTGGGGCCCCGGCCCGCGCGCCGGCCAGGCGATGATGCTGTGCGCCCGCGCCCGCGCGCTCTACGAAGGGCGCCTGGCGCCCTCCGTCGACGACGTGCTGGCGCTTGCCGAACCCATCCTCCAGCATCGCATGGCGCTGACCTTCGGCGCCCGCGCCGAGGGCATGTCGGTGCGTGACGTCATCGCCGATCTCGTCCGGCAGGCGGGCGGCTGAGCGGGGAAAGCGCATGGCGTCGATAGGCCAGACCGTTCAGCCGACACCGACCCGCGAGGTGCTCTCGCGGGCGCAGGCCCGGGCTGCCCTCATTCCCGATTGCATGGTGGAGGCGCAGCGCCTCGCCAACACGGTGATCTCCGGCTGGCACGGCCGCCGCAAACGCGGCATCGGCGAGAATTTCTGGCAGTTCCGGCCCTATGTCGATGGCGAGAGCCTGTCGCGCATCGACTGGCGGCGCTCGGCCCGCGACGACCATACCTATGTGCGCGACCGCGAATGGGAAGCCGCCCACACCGTCTGGATCTGGGCAGACCTGTCGCCCTCGATGATGTACAAATCCACCTTCGGCGCCGTCTCGAAGGAGAGCCGCGCGCTCGTTCTCATGCTGGCGCTCGCCGAAATCCTGGCCCGTTCCGGCGAACGCATCGGCTGCCCCGGCGTCATGGAGCCGATCGCCGCGCGCAACGCCGCCGAACGCCTCGCCACCGCCCTCATGCACAACGGCACGACCGGCGGCCTGCCGGACACGAGCATGATCCGCGGCAACAGCGATATCGTGCTGATCGGCGATTTCCTCGATCCCGTCGAAGACGTGATGGACCGCCTCGGTCCCCTTGCCCGCCGCGGCCTTCGCGGCCATGTGGTCGAGATCGCCGACCCGGCGGAAGAGCTGTTCCCCTATGTCGGCCGCACCGAGTTCACCGATCCCGAAAGCGGCCGGAAGCTCACCGCCGGCCGCGCCGAGACGCTGAAGGACGATTACGCCCGCGCCTACATCGCGCGCCGCGACACGCTCGCCGATAGCCTGCGCCACCTCGGCTGGAGCTTCGTTTCCCATCGCACCGACCGGCTCGCCTCCGAGGCGCTGGTGTCCGTGCACGCCTATCTCTCCGGCATGCCAGCCCTGAAGATGGAGGGCCGAAGCCGATGAGCGCGTTCGCCTTCGCCTTTCCCGCCGTGCTGACGGCGCTGGTGCTGCTGCCGGTCATCTGGTGGCTGCTGCGCCTGACGCCGCCCAAGCCGCTCGCCGAAGTCTTTCCGCCCTTCGCCATCCTCGCCTCGATCATGAAGCGCGAGGAAACGCCGGCGCAGAGCCCCTGGTGGCTGACGCTGCTGCGCATGCTGATGGCCGCCGCCGTCATCTTCGCCATCGCCGATCCGGTCTTCAATCCGCGCACCAACACGCTGGCGAGCAGCGGCCCGCTGGCGCTCGTCCTCGACAACAGCTGGGCGTCGGCCACCGATTGGCAGCAGCGCGTCGACACCGCCTCCGCCTTGATCGACGACGCCGAGAGCCGCGACCTGCCGATCGCGCTGGTGCTGACGGCGGACCGCCAGCACGACGCCGTGCCGGTCGATGCCGCGACGGCGCGCAACCGCCTCGCCGCCGCCGAACCGCGCCCGCTGCCGGCCGATCGCGCGGCGGCCGTCGCGTCGCTGCGCACCGCGCTCGACGGCACTCCGCCCGGCACCGTCGCCTTCCTCAGCGACGGCATGGCAAGCGGCGAGACCGACGAGACGGTTTCCGCCCTCCAGGCTCTCGGCCCCGCCGAATTCCGTCTGATCGAAGGCGATGGCGCTTCCGCCGTCGCCGTGACCTCCGCCACCAACGGCGCCGACGCGCTCTCCGTCACGCTCACCCGCCTCGATGGCGGCGCGGCGCGCGGCCTGCCGCTGACGGCGCACGATTCGCGCGGCCGGCCGATCGCCGCCGGCACCGCCGATTTCGCGGCCGGGGCGACCTCGACGACGGGGACGATCACCGCCCCCTTCGAGTTGCGCAACGATTTCGCCCGTATCACCGTGGACGGCCTTGCCAATGCCGGCGGCACCTATCTGCTCGACGACGGTTTCCGCCGCCGTCGCGTTGCCTTCCTCTCCGGCGAGGTGGTCGATGCCAGCCAGCCGCTGCTTTCGCCGCTGCATTATATCAACCGCGCGCTCGCGCCCTATGCCGACCTGATCGAGCCGAGCGTCGCCGACCTCTCGGTCGCCATCCCCGAACTGCTCGAACAGAACCCGTCCGTGCTGATCATGGCCGATATCGGCCGCTTGCCGGAAGATGTGCAAAGCGAGGTGCGGCGCTGGATCGAGGCGGGCGGCATGCTGATCCGCTTCGCCGGGCCGCGCCTTGCCGCCGCGCCCGCCGACGATCCGCTCGTGCCGGTCATGCTGCGCAAGGGCGAGCGCGCGCTCGGCGGCGCGCTGTCCTGGTCCGAGCCGCAGCCGCTCTCGGCCTACCAGGCGGGCAGCCCCTTCTTCGGCATGCGCGCGCCGGAAAACATCCTGATCAAGCGCCAGGTGCTGGCCGAACCGACGCCGGACCTTGCCGAACGCACCTGGGCAAGCCTTGCCGACGGCACGCCGCTGGTCACGACCGGCCCGCTCGGCTCCGGCCGCATCGTGCTCTTCCACATCAGCGCGGAAACCGGCTGGTCCAACCTGCCGCTGTCGGGCGATTTCGTGGAAATGCTCCGCCGCACCGTGCAGCTTTCGCGCGGCGGCGGCGTCTCCACCAGCGACGGCGAGCAGAGCCAGGGCCTGCCGCCCTACCGCCTGATGACCGCCAACGGCACGCTGGCCGCCGCGACCGGCGAGGCAAAACCGCTTGCCGCCGCCGACGGCGCAAGGAAGGTCGCAAGCTTCGATAACCCGCCCGGCCTCTACGGCACGGAGGACGGCTATGTCGCGCACAACCTCTTCCCGCCGGGCCACGAAATCCGCCCGCTCGCCGTCATGGACGGCGCGTCCGCCCTGCGCGAGCCGCTGGCCGGCAAGGAGACCTGGTCGCTGAAGCCGCATCTCTTAACCCTCGCCGCGCTCCTGCTGCTCGCCGACTGCGCCATCGTGCTCTTCATGGGCGGCGCCTTCGCCGCCGCCGCGCGGCGCGTGCCGAAGCGGAGCGCTACCGCCGCCGTGCTGCTGGCGCTGCTTGCCGGCGCGCTCGTGGCTATGCCGCCGGAAAGCCGGGCGGCCGATGAAAAGCCCGGCGACGAAACGATCCTGTCGCGGCTCGACACGACGCATCTCGCCTATGTCGTGACCGGCGAAAGCGAAGTGGACCGCATTTCCGAACGCGGCCTTGCCGGCCTCACGGATTTCCTGACCTATCGCACGACGCTGGAGCCCGGCGAACCGGTCGGCATCGATATTTCCAGGGACGAGCTTGCGCTCTATCCGATCATCTACTGGCCGGTGAGCGCCACGGCGGAGATGCCGTCGAGCGCCGCGATCAGCCGCATCGACGCCTATATGCGCAGCGGCGGCACCGTGCTGTTCGACACGCGCGACCAGTTCGTCTCGCTCGACGGCAATGCGACGAGCCCGAACACCGAGCGCCTGCAGGCGATCCTCGCCAATCTCGACATTCCGCCGCTGGAGCCGGTGCCGGCCGACCATGTCCTGACCAAGGCCTTCTACCTGCTCGCCAATTTCCCCGGTCGCTAT
It includes:
- a CDS encoding DUF58 domain-containing protein, translated to MASIGQTVQPTPTREVLSRAQARAALIPDCMVEAQRLANTVISGWHGRRKRGIGENFWQFRPYVDGESLSRIDWRRSARDDHTYVRDREWEAAHTVWIWADLSPSMMYKSTFGAVSKESRALVLMLALAEILARSGERIGCPGVMEPIAARNAAERLATALMHNGTTGGLPDTSMIRGNSDIVLIGDFLDPVEDVMDRLGPLARRGLRGHVVEIADPAEELFPYVGRTEFTDPESGRKLTAGRAETLKDDYARAYIARRDTLADSLRHLGWSFVSHRTDRLASEALVSVHAYLSGMPALKMEGRSR
- a CDS encoding DUF4159 domain-containing protein encodes the protein MSAFAFAFPAVLTALVLLPVIWWLLRLTPPKPLAEVFPPFAILASIMKREETPAQSPWWLTLLRMLMAAAVIFAIADPVFNPRTNTLASSGPLALVLDNSWASATDWQQRVDTASALIDDAESRDLPIALVLTADRQHDAVPVDAATARNRLAAAEPRPLPADRAAAVASLRTALDGTPPGTVAFLSDGMASGETDETVSALQALGPAEFRLIEGDGASAVAVTSATNGADALSVTLTRLDGGAARGLPLTAHDSRGRPIAAGTADFAAGATSTTGTITAPFELRNDFARITVDGLANAGGTYLLDDGFRRRRVAFLSGEVVDASQPLLSPLHYINRALAPYADLIEPSVADLSVAIPELLEQNPSVLIMADIGRLPEDVQSEVRRWIEAGGMLIRFAGPRLAAAPADDPLVPVMLRKGERALGGALSWSEPQPLSAYQAGSPFFGMRAPENILIKRQVLAEPTPDLAERTWASLADGTPLVTTGPLGSGRIVLFHISAETGWSNLPLSGDFVEMLRRTVQLSRGGGVSTSDGEQSQGLPPYRLMTANGTLAAATGEAKPLAAADGARKVASFDNPPGLYGTEDGYVAHNLFPPGHEIRPLAVMDGASALREPLAGKETWSLKPHLLTLAALLLLADCAIVLFMGGAFAAAARRVPKRSATAAVLLALLAGALVAMPPESRAADEKPGDETILSRLDTTHLAYVVTGESEVDRISERGLAGLTDFLTYRTTLEPGEPVGIDISRDELALYPIIYWPVSATAEMPSSAAISRIDAYMRSGGTVLFDTRDQFVSLDGNATSPNTERLQAILANLDIPPLEPVPADHVLTKAFYLLANFPGRYAGSPLWVEAELDRTEDPSRPARAGDGVSPIMITGNDFAGAWAVDANGMALLPTVPPDEVQRDHAFRSGVNIMMYMLTGNYKADQVHVPALLERLGQ
- a CDS encoding AAA family ATPase — its product is MGVQNSPEAGLDEKAVIAAAERALSDIAVIRKEVAKVIFGQESVVEQTMLAVLSGGHALLVGVPGLAKTKLVATLGTVLGLSSSRIQFTPDLMPSDILGSEVMDQDENGKRSFRFVPGPIFTQLLMADEINRASPRTQSALLQAMQEYHVTVAGRPNDLPKPFHVLATQNPLEQEGTYPLPEAQLDRFLLQVDVDYPELAAERQILLETTGVSEAHAGAAISADRLIEIQTLIRQMPVSEKVLDAILSLVRSARPGNGVASTDKHVAWGPGPRAGQAMMLCARARALYEGRLAPSVDDVLALAEPILQHRMALTFGARAEGMSVRDVIADLVRQAGG